The DNA sequence GCGAGCGTCGCCTGAACCACGATGCCGGGCCAGATGAATTCGAAGAAGGCGGAGATTCCGCCGACGAACAGACCCTCGAACGCCGCGTACGCGAAGATGAACGCCGGGCGCACCTTCTTGCGCGACCCGAAGATCACGACCATCGACAGGACGAACCCACCGAGCATGCCGATGAGCCACGGAGCCATGTTGGGGCTGGGGTTCTGCGCGCTCACGCCCGCCATCGTCCAGATCCATCCGGCGACGGCGCCGACCACGAGGATCGCGAAGAGGCCGACCGTCTTCCAGACGGTGTCCTCGACGGACATGCGGTCGGTCTCGATCGCGCCGGCCGGGGGAGCGGCGTACATGCCCTCCAGCTGCGCCTGTGCCGCGGCATCCGTTCCCGCGGCCTGCGCGGTCGCGTACTGCGTCGGCGCGGCGGGCGGCGTCAAGCCCGGAGCCTGGCGGCCACCGGGGTAGGTCTGCACGGCCTTCTTGTCCTGGAAGGCCGGATTGTCGAATGCGGGGTTTCTGAGGGCCACAGCTCTCACACTCCAAAGTCGGGGTTTCACAGCACTGTGCTGTGACATAACGATATCGGACCGTCCGCATTACCTCACGGGACCCTGCTGTGAGAGCCCTTTGAGAGCCGCCGGTAGCCTGGTCACGTGCCCCGCGCCCACCCGCTCGTGATCGGCCATCGCGGTGCGCCCGGGTACCGGCCGGAGCATTCCCGTTCCTCCTACGACCTCGCCCTCGCGATGGGCGTGGATGCCGTGGAGCCCGATGTCGTCGTCAGCAGGGACGGCGTCCTGGTCGTCCGTCACGAGAACGAGATCTCGGGCACCACGGACGTCGCCGATCGGCCCGAGTTCGCCGATCGCCGGACGACGAAGACGATCGACGGTGCCGAGCTGACCGGCTGGTTCACGGAGGACTTCACGTGGGCCGAGCTCGCGACGCTGCGGTGCCGGGAGCGGCTGCCGAAGATCCGGCCCTCGAGTGCGAGCTTCGACGACGAACAGAGTGTGCTGCGGTTGCGCGATGTGCTGGATCTCGTCCGCGACGCTTCGCAGGAGCACGGGCGGGAGATCGGCGTCGTCCTCGAGATCAAGCACGCGACGTACTTCTCGGGCATCGGCTGGGATCTCGCCGAGCTCGTCGAGTCGGAGCTCACCGCGGCGGGATGGGCGAACGGCGAGCATCCGCTCGTGATCGAGTCGTTCGAATCGACCGTCCTCGCCCGGGTGCGCGAGCGCGGCATCCGCGGGTCGTACGTCTATCTGCTCGAGGCCGCCGGCCGTCCGTACGATCTCGTCGCCGCGCTCGGGTCCGCGGCCCCGACTTATCGCGCCACCGCGGCGCCGGCCGGACTCGACGCCCTGATCGGCGTCGTCGACGGCATCAGCGTCGACAAGCGGATGATCCTCGCGCCCGACAAGCTCGGTCGGGTGACCGGGCCCTCATCCGTCGTCG is a window from the Microbacterium lacus genome containing:
- a CDS encoding Bax inhibitor-1/YccA family protein, which translates into the protein MALRNPAFDNPAFQDKKAVQTYPGGRQAPGLTPPAAPTQYATAQAAGTDAAAQAQLEGMYAAPPAGAIETDRMSVEDTVWKTVGLFAILVVGAVAGWIWTMAGVSAQNPSPNMAPWLIGMLGGFVLSMVVIFGSRKKVRPAFIFAYAAFEGLFVGGISAFFEFIWPGIVVQATLATLTVVGVTLALFASGKVRASKRATKVFMIAMIGYLVFSLINIGLMLFNVPIAGGAFGLLSQTFMGIPLGLIIGIFVVIMAAYSLVLDFDQIQQGVRNGAPRQYAWLGAFGIMVTVVWLYVEILRILAILRGSN
- a CDS encoding glycerophosphodiester phosphodiesterase family protein, whose product is MPRAHPLVIGHRGAPGYRPEHSRSSYDLALAMGVDAVEPDVVVSRDGVLVVRHENEISGTTDVADRPEFADRRTTKTIDGAELTGWFTEDFTWAELATLRCRERLPKIRPSSASFDDEQSVLRLRDVLDLVRDASQEHGREIGVVLEIKHATYFSGIGWDLAELVESELTAAGWANGEHPLVIESFESTVLARVRERGIRGSYVYLLEAAGRPYDLVAALGSAAPTYRATAAPAGLDALIGVVDGISVDKRMILAPDKLGRVTGPSSVVADAHARGLRAFTWTCRPENAFLVAQNRTRGGAAAFGDYEREWGVIRDAGVDGVFVDHADLGVEFFRR